In one Oncorhynchus masou masou isolate Uvic2021 chromosome 23, UVic_Omas_1.1, whole genome shotgun sequence genomic region, the following are encoded:
- the LOC135510747 gene encoding uncharacterized protein LOC135510747 isoform X2: MGCQCCKMIKRDPAESSLYQPHHLPADGGDQSNNKQKQDFHNLGFSNSNKYNDGEDGGQGLKLEIDNNQINRLHAVPANPERGQGRGQGVKPWAVEGGGGGRGLYILHPEGQVPRRDPSKGPSQVPIYPNTLSLDHSHHLTHLGDNDSHKIRMFRNSSDPSWPGVGCYTSLTDELDERVGGTPEYLCDTGDEESVLSVDIPTSTTSLSSADTKDDRRAPDATTVGAGSGSR, encoded by the coding sequence GGACCCTGCAGAGAGCTCTCTCTACCAGCCCCACCACCTCCCAGCAGACGGCGGGGACCAGTCCAACAACAAACAGAAGCAGGACTTCCACAACCTGGGCTTCAGCAACAGCAACAAGTACAACGATGGAGAAGATGGAGGACAAGGCCTCAAGCTGGAGATCGACAACAACCAGATCAACAGGCTTCACGCAGTGCCCGCCAACccagagagggggcaggggaggggGCAGGGAGTCAAGCCTTGGGCagtggagggtggtggtggtggtaggggtctGTATATCCTCCATCCAGAGGGTCAGGTTCCTAGACGAGATCCATCTAAGGGCCCCAGCCAAGTTCCAATCTACCCTAACACACTCTCCCTGGATCATAGTCACCATCTGACACATTTGGGCGACAATGACTCCCACAAGATTAGGATGTTCCGAAATAGCTCGGACCCCTCCTGGCCCGGTGTGGGGTGCTACACCTCGTTGACGGATGAGCTGGATGAGAGGGTGGGGGGCACACCTGAGTACCTGTGTGAcacaggggatgaggagagcgTCCTGTCTGTGGATATTCCAACTAGTACAACTAGCCTGTCCTCGGCAGACACGAAGGATGATAGGAGGGCGCCGGACGCCACTACCGTAGGAGCGGGATCGGGATCTCGGTGA
- the LOC135510747 gene encoding uncharacterized protein LOC135510747 isoform X3, whose amino-acid sequence MFSFPSPCYIYDPTVPLDVHGMNRDPAESSLYQPHHLPADGGDQSNNKQKQDFHNLGFSNSNKYNDGEDGGQGLKLEIDNNQINRLHAVPANPERGQGRGQGVKPWAVEGGGGGRGLYILHPEGQVPRRDPSKGPSQVPIYPNTLSLDHSHHLTHLGDNDSHKIRMFRNSSDPSWPGVGCYTSLTDELDERVGGTPEYLCDTGDEESVLSVDIPTSTTSLSSADTKDDRRAPDATTGREEDDVYHITNSMVAEALAALDAATAGEDYED is encoded by the exons ATGTTTTCCTTCCCTTCTCCCTGTTACATCTATGATCCGACTGTTCCGTTGGACGTCCACGGCATGAATAGGGACCCTGCAGAGAGCTCTCTCTACCAGCCCCACCACCTCCCAGCAGACGGCGGGGACCAGTCCAACAACAAACAGAAGCAGGACTTCCACAACCTGGGCTTCAGCAACAGCAACAAGTACAACGATGGAGAAGATGGAGGACAAGGCCTCAAGCTGGAGATCGACAACAACCAGATCAACAGGCTTCACGCAGTGCCCGCCAACccagagagggggcaggggaggggGCAGGGAGTCAAGCCTTGGGCagtggagggtggtggtggtggtaggggtctGTATATCCTCCATCCAGAGGGTCAGGTTCCTAGACGAGATCCATCTAAGGGCCCCAGCCAAGTTCCAATCTACCCTAACACACTCTCCCTGGATCATAGTCACCATCTGACACATTTGGGCGACAATGACTCCCACAAGATTAGGATGTTCCGAAATAGCTCGGACCCCTCCTGGCCCGGTGTGGGGTGCTACACCTCGTTGACGGATGAGCTGGATGAGAGGGTGGGGGGCACACCTGAGTACCTGTGTGAcacaggggatgaggagagcgTCCTGTCTGTGGATATTCCAACTAGTACAACTAGCCTGTCCTCGGCAGACACGAAGGATGATAGGAGGGCGCCGGACGCCACTACC GGACGGGAAGAAGATGACGTGTATCACATCACAAACTCTATGGTGGCGGAAGCTCTAGCGGCTCTAGATGCGGCAACCGCCGGGGAGGACTATGAGGACTAA